From the genome of Ignavibacteriales bacterium, one region includes:
- a CDS encoding MmgE/PrpD family protein — translation MQKSISRTISEFAVNLQYKDLPQNVIHEVKRYLYDSVGCAFGGYHTKDVRIIRNIYHDMGGTEEATVIGFGDKIPAVNATLVNSLMIRALDFNDIYWKEDPSHPSDIIPAALSVAEMVGASMEEVITAIVLAYEFEQRLCEFAVPGIRERKWHHATLTQFVSPIVAGKILGLTVDQMVNAIGISGSHSHTIGCPTAGKLTMMKNTVDPMATQAGVFAALMARRGYTGTEAVFEGKEGFMDCFLGFNAKENKVEPQSMKGRDGVSEWKWNIDKLIGGLGESYKILECGMKAFPTEALTHTHLSATLNVVTKNNISYDQIETVTLTTLAQAYDILFDPHKYRPESRETADHSLPYCIAAALVDHKVTTQSFSDEKLKDPRIWEVIDRIKGEPSVEFEKMFPAKQPSKVIVRTKDGREFSEYLEYPKGDPREPMTMEDLDNKFEALSSQLLVAGRRKEIKDAIFSAELMTAREFMKKLIV, via the coding sequence TTTACCACAAAATGTAATTCACGAAGTGAAAAGATATTTATATGATTCAGTTGGATGTGCCTTCGGTGGATATCACACAAAAGACGTAAGAATAATCCGAAACATCTATCATGATATGGGCGGCACAGAAGAAGCAACAGTTATAGGATTTGGAGATAAAATTCCAGCCGTTAATGCAACACTTGTAAATTCATTAATGATACGCGCTTTGGATTTTAATGACATTTACTGGAAGGAAGATCCTTCACATCCATCAGATATAATTCCTGCTGCACTTTCCGTTGCAGAAATGGTTGGTGCGTCGATGGAAGAAGTTATTACAGCGATTGTTCTTGCGTATGAATTTGAGCAAAGACTTTGCGAGTTTGCAGTCCCGGGAATTCGTGAACGCAAATGGCATCACGCAACATTAACACAATTTGTTTCTCCAATTGTTGCCGGTAAAATTCTAGGATTAACAGTTGATCAAATGGTAAACGCAATTGGAATAAGCGGAAGTCATAGTCATACCATCGGATGTCCTACAGCTGGCAAATTAACAATGATGAAAAACACGGTTGATCCAATGGCAACACAAGCTGGAGTTTTTGCTGCGCTTATGGCAAGACGTGGGTACACAGGAACTGAAGCCGTTTTTGAAGGTAAAGAAGGTTTTATGGACTGCTTCCTTGGCTTCAATGCAAAAGAAAACAAAGTTGAGCCGCAAAGTATGAAAGGTAGAGATGGAGTTTCTGAGTGGAAATGGAATATTGATAAACTTATTGGCGGACTTGGTGAGTCATATAAAATTCTTGAGTGTGGAATGAAAGCATTTCCAACTGAGGCGCTTACTCATACACACCTTTCTGCTACATTAAATGTTGTCACGAAGAATAATATCAGTTACGATCAGATTGAAACTGTTACACTTACAACTTTAGCACAAGCTTATGATATTCTTTTTGATCCACATAAGTATCGACCTGAATCAAGAGAAACAGCGGATCATTCACTTCCCTATTGTATAGCTGCAGCATTGGTTGATCATAAAGTAACAACACAATCTTTCTCAGATGAAAAATTAAAAGATCCAAGAATCTGGGAAGTAATTGACAGAATTAAAGGTGAGCCATCGGTAGAGTTTGAAAAAATGTTTCCTGCAAAACAACCGAGTAAAGTTATTGTAAGGACAAAAGATGGAAGGGAATTTTCAGAATATTTAGAATATCCTAAAGGTGATCCACGTGAGCCAATGACTATGGAAGACCTTGACAATAAATTTGAAGCACTTTCATCACAGCTACTTGTTGCTGGCAGAAGAAAAGAAATTAAAGATGCAATCTTTAGTGCAGAATTAATGACTGCAAGAGAGTTTATGAAAAAGCTCATTGTCTAA
- a CDS encoding HpcH/HpaI aldolase/citrate lyase family protein: MKQNIKKSTAGKRGDSVRSDCYFEIELKNSGGIKIDLKSKVDVMYGESIKQMILDMCKFFGLKDAKILLEDNGALPFVLAARFELAVKRLFPDLKKEYLLPLHEKNLYSTKKDQLRRSRLYLPGNEPKFFVNAGLHSPDGIILDLEDSVAPTEKDSAQLLVRNSLRSVDFYGAERMVRINQLPKGLDDLKYIVPNNVNVILLPKCESAEQIHQLEKEVDKIKKQYKVDNPIYFMPIIESALGVIKAYEIASASEKICSLAIGLEDYTADIGTQRTNEGRESIFARQMLVNASKAAGIQAIDTVFSDVADMEALRQSVIEAKSLGFEGKGCIHPRQIKVVHEAFAPTAEEIEKAKKIVQAFEEAQKKGLGVVSLGSKMIDPPVVKRAQNIMHLAKLNKLI; this comes from the coding sequence ATGAAACAAAACATTAAAAAAAGTACAGCCGGAAAACGCGGCGATTCAGTTCGTTCTGATTGTTATTTTGAAATTGAGTTGAAAAACTCAGGTGGAATTAAAATTGATTTAAAGAGTAAAGTGGATGTAATGTATGGAGAATCAATAAAACAAATGATTCTTGATATGTGTAAATTCTTTGGACTGAAGGATGCAAAGATTTTGCTGGAAGATAATGGAGCACTTCCATTTGTTCTTGCTGCACGATTTGAACTAGCTGTTAAAAGATTATTTCCTGATCTTAAGAAAGAATACTTGCTTCCCTTGCACGAAAAGAATTTATATTCAACAAAAAAAGACCAGCTACGCAGAAGCAGACTTTATCTGCCAGGTAATGAACCAAAGTTTTTTGTAAATGCCGGTCTCCACTCTCCAGACGGGATTATTCTTGATCTTGAAGATAGTGTTGCTCCAACAGAAAAAGATTCGGCACAACTTCTGGTAAGAAATTCCTTGCGCTCTGTTGATTTTTATGGTGCAGAACGAATGGTTCGAATCAACCAACTTCCAAAAGGGTTGGATGACTTAAAATATATTGTGCCTAATAATGTAAATGTAATTTTACTTCCAAAATGCGAATCAGCCGAACAAATTCATCAGTTAGAAAAAGAAGTTGATAAAATCAAAAAGCAATACAAAGTAGATAATCCAATTTACTTTATGCCAATTATCGAAAGCGCACTTGGAGTAATTAAAGCTTATGAAATTGCTTCTGCTTCCGAAAAAATATGCTCACTTGCTATCGGATTAGAAGATTATACTGCAGATATCGGAACTCAACGCACAAACGAAGGACGAGAAAGTATTTTTGCGAGACAAATGCTTGTTAACGCTTCTAAAGCAGCAGGAATACAGGCAATAGATACGGTATTTTCTGATGTTGCGGATATGGAAGCATTGAGACAAAGTGTTATTGAAGCTAAGTCACTTGGATTTGAAGGCAAAGGATGCATTCATCCCAGACAAATAAAAGTTGTGCACGAAGCTTTTGCACCAACCGCTGAGGAAATTGAAAAAGCTAAAAAAATTGTCCAGGCATTTGAAGAAGCTCAGAAAAAAGGATTGGGCGTTGTTTCACTCGGGAGTAAAATGATTGATCCGCCTGTAGTTAAGCGTGCACAAAACATAATGCATCTTGCCAAACTTAATAAGTTAATTTAA